From one bacterium Scap17 genomic stretch:
- a CDS encoding 9-hexadecenoic acid cis-trans isomerase has protein sequence MPDLLRRLWRIPRWRWSIVLVLLLGGCSAVAIHQLDERFGPASPRERGVSHDSLAGRQWEDEVKPVIETRCVVCHGCYDAPCQLKMSSAAGIDRGMNPVPVYDGTRLLAANLTRMFEDADSTEQWRSMDFSPVLNERFDSPAANLEGSVLFRALSQKRKAPLPVTEDGLLPEDRFDLSLNRSQVCAPVEGYDKFAEDHPDWGMPYALPQVSDEEHRTLVNWLAKGGAMTGPAPLPQALMPHIEQAERFFNGDSLKQRLMNRYIYEHLFLSHVYFPGIKGADGRPIFFKLVRSSTPPGEPIKRISTRRPYDPPYAAYTADERASMPHDDAGRPRVYYRLWQERATILAKNHLPYALNDARFKRWQALFLTPDYPVDDLPDYDLKTASNPFLTFEAIPAESRYRFMLDESQNTIMGFIKGPVCRGQVAVDVINDHFWVGFTDPKMFSHPEVERTLAEEGENLSLPAEQSSNALPISSWIKFESKQAAYLKAKQRLMSQAYLDGDLRLDTRVMWDGSGWAEGPGQGRNPNAALTIYRHFDNAAVMKGLVGGVPKTGWIIDYPMLERIHYLLVAGFDVYGNLGHQLITRLYMDFLRMEGENNLLALLPAGERQAVHDSWYRDVDPGLGGLLFKKPPQFDAPSDIVWTPQELSSPDQARLGLMRRMQERLAPELVHERSLSNVVDEHVRHELQALAAVQGVSASLMPEVTIVALEDGTDESPRLYSVLRNSAHANITSLFDEEENRRPEEDTLDVLRGVAGDYPNAFWRLTPDTLTGLAERVAALESEEDYRALQADIGVRRTDPRFWEFSDSVLRTNYADRPVEAGLLDYNRLENR, from the coding sequence ATGCCGGACCTACTTCGACGCCTGTGGCGCATACCGCGCTGGCGCTGGAGCATCGTGCTCGTTCTACTGTTGGGGGGCTGCAGTGCCGTCGCGATTCATCAGCTCGATGAGCGTTTCGGCCCCGCGTCACCGCGTGAGCGGGGGGTGTCACACGACAGTCTTGCCGGACGTCAGTGGGAGGATGAGGTCAAGCCGGTGATCGAGACGCGCTGCGTGGTCTGTCATGGCTGCTACGACGCTCCCTGTCAGCTCAAGATGTCATCGGCGGCCGGGATCGATCGCGGCATGAATCCGGTGCCGGTCTACGATGGCACGCGCCTGCTGGCGGCCAATCTGACCCGGATGTTCGAAGATGCGGACAGCACCGAGCAGTGGCGCAGCATGGACTTCTCGCCGGTGCTCAATGAGCGCTTCGACTCTCCGGCCGCCAATCTGGAGGGCAGTGTGCTGTTCCGTGCGCTCAGCCAGAAGCGCAAGGCGCCGCTGCCGGTGACTGAAGATGGCCTGCTGCCGGAAGACCGCTTCGACCTGTCGCTCAATCGCAGTCAGGTGTGTGCCCCCGTCGAGGGCTACGACAAGTTCGCCGAAGACCATCCTGACTGGGGCATGCCCTACGCCCTGCCACAGGTCAGCGATGAAGAGCACCGCACGCTGGTGAACTGGCTGGCCAAGGGTGGCGCGATGACGGGCCCGGCACCGCTGCCCCAGGCGCTGATGCCGCACATCGAGCAGGCCGAGCGCTTCTTCAATGGCGACAGCCTCAAGCAACGCCTGATGAATCGCTATATCTACGAGCATCTCTTCCTGAGCCATGTGTATTTCCCGGGCATCAAGGGCGCGGACGGACGGCCGATCTTCTTCAAGCTGGTGCGTTCCAGCACCCCGCCGGGCGAGCCGATCAAGCGCATCTCCACGCGCCGTCCCTACGACCCACCCTACGCCGCCTACACCGCCGATGAGCGCGCGAGCATGCCCCACGATGACGCCGGGCGTCCGCGAGTCTATTACCGTCTGTGGCAGGAGCGCGCGACGATCCTGGCCAAGAATCATCTGCCCTATGCGCTGAATGATGCGCGCTTCAAGCGCTGGCAGGCGCTGTTCTTGACCCCGGATTACCCGGTGGATGACCTGCCGGATTACGACCTCAAGACGGCCTCGAATCCTTTCCTGACCTTCGAGGCCATCCCGGCCGAATCACGCTATCGCTTCATGCTGGATGAGTCGCAGAACACCATCATGGGCTTCATCAAGGGGCCGGTCTGTCGCGGGCAGGTCGCGGTGGATGTGATCAATGATCACTTCTGGGTCGGCTTCACGGACCCGAAGATGTTCAGTCACCCGGAAGTGGAGCGCACCCTGGCCGAGGAAGGGGAGAATCTCAGTCTGCCCGCCGAGCAGAGCAGCAATGCGTTGCCGATCAGCTCCTGGATCAAGTTCGAAAGCAAGCAGGCCGCCTACCTCAAGGCCAAGCAGCGTCTGATGTCACAAGCCTATCTGGATGGCGACCTGCGCCTGGATACGCGTGTGATGTGGGACGGCAGCGGCTGGGCCGAGGGCCCCGGCCAGGGGCGCAACCCCAACGCGGCGCTGACCATCTATCGCCACTTCGACAATGCTGCGGTGATGAAGGGGCTGGTCGGCGGTGTGCCCAAGACCGGCTGGATCATCGACTACCCGATGCTGGAACGTATCCACTATCTGTTGGTCGCTGGTTTCGATGTCTACGGCAACCTGGGACATCAGCTGATCACGCGGCTGTATATGGACTTCCTGCGCATGGAAGGCGAGAACAATCTGTTGGCACTGTTGCCGGCGGGGGAGCGCCAGGCGGTACATGACAGCTGGTATCGTGATGTCGACCCGGGGCTTGGGGGGCTGCTGTTCAAGAAGCCGCCGCAGTTCGATGCCCCCAGTGACATTGTCTGGACACCGCAGGAGCTCTCGTCGCCGGACCAGGCCCGCCTTGGCCTGATGCGGCGCATGCAGGAGCGCCTCGCGCCGGAACTCGTTCATGAGCGCAGTCTGAGCAATGTCGTGGATGAGCACGTGCGACATGAGTTGCAGGCCCTCGCTGCGGTGCAGGGAGTCTCGGCCAGCCTGATGCCGGAGGTGACGATCGTCGCGTTGGAGGATGGCACTGATGAATCGCCGCGCCTTTACAGCGTGCTGCGCAATTCCGCCCACGCCAACATCACCAGCCTCTTCGATGAGGAGGAAAATCGCCGTCCTGAGGAAGACACTCTCGATGTCTTGCGGGGCGTGGCGGGCGATTACCCGAATGCCTTCTGGCGATTGACGCCTGACACTCTGACGGGGCTGGCAGAGCGGGTGGCGGCACTCGAGAGCGAAGAGGACTACCGCGCCCTGCAGGCCGATATCGGGGTGCGCCGGACTGACCCGCGCTTCTGGGAGTTCTCCGACAGCGTGCTGCGCACCAACTATGCTGATCGCCCTGTCGAAGCGGGTCTGCTGGACTATAACCGCCTCGAGAACCGCTGA
- a CDS encoding DUF2063 domain-containing protein, with protein MTQASPAGGADRSALAQLQETTGAYLATPSPDTRSAAAESVISDQLASAEERLDIYAMAYRLRLFEVFGGDFEAVHTLIGDDAFGLLCRDYLAAHPPSHYSIRWAGQHFPAFVAAREPERSLVTEMAAFEWALGLALDVVDSTPLSAEALQTLAPEEWPELTLAAHPSLKRFLFHFDTPAIWKAIDNDEPPRAPVESDTPTPWIVWRQPTAGAPEVHYRSLDALEDLALGTILAAGDKGLSFGRLGELLTPQVGAEQAPGVAINLLVQWLADGLLIRP; from the coding sequence ATGACGCAAGCGAGCCCCGCAGGCGGTGCTGATCGCAGCGCCTTGGCGCAGCTGCAGGAGACCACGGGCGCCTACCTCGCGACACCTAGCCCTGACACCCGCAGCGCGGCGGCCGAGTCCGTCATCAGTGATCAGCTTGCCAGTGCCGAGGAGCGCCTCGACATCTACGCGATGGCCTATCGACTGCGGCTCTTCGAGGTCTTCGGCGGAGATTTCGAGGCCGTTCACACCCTGATCGGCGATGACGCCTTCGGGCTGCTGTGTCGTGACTACCTCGCGGCCCACCCGCCGAGTCATTATTCGATTCGCTGGGCAGGCCAGCATTTCCCGGCCTTCGTCGCGGCGCGCGAACCCGAGCGCTCTCTGGTCACCGAGATGGCCGCCTTTGAATGGGCATTGGGGCTGGCACTGGATGTGGTGGACAGCACTCCGCTGAGTGCAGAGGCCCTGCAGACACTGGCCCCCGAGGAGTGGCCGGAGCTGACCCTGGCAGCGCATCCGTCCCTCAAGCGCTTCCTGTTCCACTTCGATACGCCGGCCATCTGGAAGGCCATCGACAACGATGAGCCGCCTCGCGCGCCGGTCGAGTCCGACACGCCTACGCCCTGGATCGTCTGGCGCCAACCCACCGCTGGCGCGCCCGAGGTGCACTATCGCTCTCTCGATGCACTGGAAGACCTGGCTCTCGGCACCATCCTCGCAGCCGGAGACAAGGGCCTGAGCTTCGGCCGGCTCGGTGAGCTGCTGACGCCGCAGGTGGGGGCAGAACAAGCCCCGGGCGTGGCGATCAACCTGCTGGTGCAGTGGCTCGCCGACGGTTTGCTGATCAGGCCCTGA
- a CDS encoding DUF692 domain-containing protein — MTTAVTARLPTPASAGTGQGLGLRPEYYHEILTTLPEIDWFEAISENYMGPGFIESNGVSAGGKPLHFLERVREHYPIALHGVSLSIGGSHPIDSRYLRELRALCERIEPLWVSDHLCWTRTGAHQFHDLLPLPYTDATIDHLAERIDQVQNALGRQLLLENVSSYLTWRPDEMSEWEFLAEVSRRADCLILLDLNNVIVSSHNHGFDPLTYLDAMPAERVWQHHLAGHVRQEVSGGELCIDTHDQPVPDAVWTLYDAARARFGDVATMIERDDNFPPWSELMQEYAELRRRSGRPLMDAARTNQMADTGGLRA, encoded by the coding sequence ATGACGACAGCTGTCACCGCTCGCCTGCCTACCCCCGCCAGCGCCGGTACCGGGCAAGGGCTGGGTCTGCGCCCCGAGTACTACCACGAGATTCTGACGACACTGCCCGAGATCGACTGGTTCGAGGCCATCAGCGAGAACTACATGGGGCCCGGATTCATCGAATCCAACGGTGTCAGTGCCGGTGGCAAACCGCTGCACTTCCTCGAACGCGTCCGCGAGCACTACCCCATCGCCTTGCATGGCGTCTCGCTATCCATCGGCGGCAGCCATCCCATCGACAGCCGCTACCTGCGCGAGCTGCGTGCACTCTGCGAGCGGATCGAACCGCTGTGGGTCTCCGACCACCTGTGCTGGACGCGTACCGGCGCGCATCAGTTCCATGACCTGCTGCCGCTGCCCTATACCGATGCCACCATCGATCATCTGGCCGAACGCATCGATCAGGTCCAGAACGCGCTCGGCCGTCAGTTATTGCTGGAAAACGTCTCCAGCTACCTGACCTGGCGCCCTGACGAGATGAGCGAATGGGAGTTTCTGGCCGAGGTCAGCCGCCGTGCCGACTGCCTGATCCTGCTTGACCTGAACAACGTCATCGTCTCGAGCCACAATCATGGCTTCGACCCGCTGACCTATCTGGACGCCATGCCGGCAGAGCGTGTCTGGCAGCATCATCTGGCCGGGCATGTCCGGCAGGAAGTCTCGGGCGGCGAGCTGTGCATCGACACCCATGACCAGCCCGTCCCGGACGCCGTGTGGACGCTGTATGACGCCGCGCGGGCACGCTTCGGCGATGTCGCCACCATGATCGAGCGCGACGACAACTTCCCGCCGTGGTCGGAATTGATGCAGGAGTATGCCGAGTTGCGCCGGCGCAGTGGTCGTCCGCTGATGGATGCCGCGCGCACGAATCAGATGGCAGACACCGGAGGGCTGCGCGCATGA
- a CDS encoding cytochrome-c oxidase, cbb3-type subunit II (CcoO; FixO), which produces MRHVLLERHAGLMTALCLLTMSLGALAQLVPLGAHPSLSSAPEDLKPLSALALEGQRIYQREGCQQCHTRMVRDLPGDTARHGDATTTRARFYDRPSLWGVERWGTDLSQLPAQHDDAWQRLHLHDPRSQVPDSAMPAYPWLFERALSGEGIAARMRALQGLGVPYAEDEILAAPNDVRGTAEITALLAYLQQATPARDTASRGP; this is translated from the coding sequence ATGAGACATGTCCTGCTCGAACGTCACGCCGGCCTGATGACGGCACTATGCCTGCTCACCATGAGCCTCGGCGCCCTCGCCCAGCTGGTGCCGCTTGGAGCTCACCCCAGCCTCTCCAGCGCGCCCGAAGACCTCAAACCGCTGAGCGCCCTGGCACTGGAGGGTCAGCGCATCTATCAACGCGAGGGCTGTCAGCAGTGCCACACACGCATGGTGCGCGATCTACCGGGCGACACGGCGCGCCACGGCGATGCGACGACCACCCGGGCACGCTTCTACGACCGCCCTTCGCTGTGGGGCGTCGAGCGCTGGGGGACGGATTTGAGCCAGCTGCCTGCGCAGCATGACGATGCCTGGCAGCGCCTGCATCTGCATGACCCGCGCAGTCAGGTGCCGGACTCAGCGATGCCTGCCTACCCGTGGCTGTTCGAGCGGGCGTTGAGCGGCGAAGGTATCGCGGCACGCATGCGAGCCCTGCAAGGCCTGGGCGTACCCTACGCGGAAGACGAGATTCTTGCCGCCCCCAATGACGTGCGTGGCACTGCCGAAATCACGGCTCTGCTCGCCTACCTGCAGCAGGCCACCCCTGCGAGGGACACCGCCAGCCGCGGCCCATGA
- the fnr gene encoding fumarate/nitrate reduction transcriptional regulator Fnr gives MTANAQASHRLRAHEARCQTCSLSSLCLPLALNMEDIDQFDAIIRRRAPLRKGEVLFTQGDAFDCVFTVRSGSLKQVTNENSGTEQLTGFYLPSELAGLDAIDSNCYPGTAVALETTTVCEIPFDRLNALSEQMPELRTQLFKSLSKELHEDRRMMMLLSRKTADERLASFLVNLSQRFRRRGYSPYSFRLSMARADIGNYLGLAVETISRILTRFQTQGLVDIRAREVHILHLDGLIELAEGECQGGR, from the coding sequence ATGACGGCCAATGCACAGGCATCACACCGCTTGCGCGCCCATGAAGCCCGCTGCCAGACCTGTTCGCTGAGTTCACTGTGCCTGCCACTGGCACTGAACATGGAAGATATCGACCAGTTTGACGCCATCATCCGCCGTCGCGCGCCACTCAGAAAAGGGGAAGTCCTCTTCACCCAGGGCGATGCCTTCGATTGCGTCTTCACGGTGCGCTCCGGAAGTCTCAAGCAGGTCACCAATGAAAACAGCGGTACGGAGCAGCTGACCGGCTTCTACCTGCCCAGCGAGCTGGCCGGACTCGATGCCATCGACAGCAATTGCTATCCCGGCACCGCGGTGGCTCTGGAGACCACCACCGTCTGCGAGATTCCCTTCGACCGACTTAATGCGCTCTCGGAGCAGATGCCTGAGCTGAGAACCCAGCTGTTCAAGAGCCTGAGCAAGGAATTGCACGAAGATCGCCGCATGATGATGCTGCTGTCGCGCAAGACAGCCGATGAGCGGCTGGCGAGCTTCCTGGTCAACCTGTCACAGCGCTTCCGTCGCCGAGGCTATTCGCCGTACAGCTTCCGCCTCTCGATGGCACGCGCCGATATCGGCAACTATCTGGGGCTGGCCGTCGAAACCATCAGCCGTATCCTGACCCGCTTCCAGACCCAGGGGCTGGTCGACATTCGTGCCCGCGAGGTGCATATCCTGCATCTGGATGGCCTGATCGAGCTGGCCGAGGGCGAGTGTCAGGGCGGTCGCTGA